In Flavobacteriales bacterium, one genomic interval encodes:
- a CDS encoding NAD(P)-dependent alcohol dehydrogenase, with protein MKAIVCYRYGPPEDLLYKEVPEPVAKEHEVLVRVHATSVNDYDWSWVRGRPLIYRLLFGLFKPKHPIPGMELSGTVVKCGTNANRFKIGDAVHGDISAKGFGSFAEMLAIHEEALVHKPADMSFVDAAAIPHAALLAYQALIGIGKMQRGQRVLINGAGGGVGSFAVQLAKSYGATVTGVDSAAKGSALLAQGYHHVVDYARTDFTRTGERYDLILDCKSTRSPADCARALAPGGQYVTIGGDLTRMLQLLIARLFGKRQLHILALRSNDGLEHIHALYSAGKLKPVIDGPYPLEHAAQQIRRFGEGKHVGKVVLLPTGQR; from the coding sequence ATGAAAGCCATTGTATGTTATCGTTACGGACCACCCGAGGACCTGCTCTACAAAGAGGTGCCTGAGCCTGTTGCAAAGGAACATGAGGTTCTTGTGCGCGTGCATGCCACATCGGTGAACGACTATGATTGGAGCTGGGTGCGCGGCAGGCCGTTGATCTATCGGTTGCTGTTCGGGTTATTCAAACCAAAACATCCAATACCGGGAATGGAGCTATCCGGCACTGTTGTCAAATGTGGCACGAACGCGAACCGTTTCAAAATTGGTGATGCGGTACATGGCGACATCTCCGCAAAAGGGTTCGGGAGCTTTGCAGAGATGCTGGCGATCCATGAAGAAGCGCTCGTGCATAAGCCTGCGGATATGTCCTTCGTCGATGCCGCTGCCATTCCGCATGCGGCGTTGCTGGCCTATCAAGCACTGATCGGGATCGGCAAGATGCAACGCGGTCAACGGGTCTTGATCAACGGTGCTGGAGGTGGTGTTGGATCGTTCGCGGTGCAACTGGCCAAGAGCTATGGAGCAACCGTTACGGGTGTTGATTCCGCTGCAAAAGGATCGGCACTTCTTGCACAAGGGTACCACCACGTAGTGGACTATGCACGAACGGACTTTACCCGAACAGGTGAACGGTACGACCTGATACTTGATTGCAAAAGCACCCGCTCCCCTGCCGACTGTGCCCGCGCTTTAGCGCCCGGTGGACAGTACGTTACCATCGGAGGGGATCTAACGCGAATGCTGCAGTTGCTAATTGCACGACTCTTTGGAAAACGCCAATTGCATATCCTGGCATTGCGATCGAATGATGGACTGGAGCATATCCATGCACTGTATTCGGCCGGAAAATTGAAACCCGTGATCGATGGGCCTTATCCGTTAGAGCATGCCGCGCAACAGATCCGCCGTTTCGGCGAAGGGAAACATGTTGGGAAGGTTGTGCTTCTACCAACAGGTCAACGTTAG
- a CDS encoding transmembrane 220 family protein, with translation MNDPDPIIWVAAYTITSALFVIAAFGKSQRSVIGTVAAILFIWMCTMTPGMIDWFQLGMPSITGEMKATDIHVEVVREFLGLLIAVVSLTVLFMVTPKRS, from the coding sequence TTGAACGACCCCGACCCGATCATCTGGGTCGCCGCCTATACCATTACTTCAGCGCTCTTCGTGATCGCTGCTTTCGGCAAGTCGCAACGGAGCGTCATCGGCACAGTAGCCGCCATCCTTTTCATTTGGATGTGTACCATGACCCCGGGCATGATCGACTGGTTCCAGCTCGGCATGCCCTCCATCACCGGCGAAATGAAAGCCACGGATATTCACGTGGAAGTAGTGCGCGAGTTCCTCGGATTACTGATCGCCGTTGTTTCCTTGACGGTCTTGTTCATGGTTACTCCAAAGCGATCATAA
- a CDS encoding YihY/virulence factor BrkB family protein produces the protein MNFKQNAKSFWENLKTTVTKFGEIDPFTQAGFLAYTTIFALPGVIIIVVAIAGFFYDANEVQTAIYSQFGSFIGSDTTDQLETIVEQADKQHSGILAKILGVLALVVSATTAFAALQRGLNKVWRIEPVKGRAVWRYLGSRMISLALIASFGFLLLMSLVLDAVLVNVGERVGSWVPAEDILFGILGMAASFGVVTLVFAFVFKLLPDAKVPWHSVWVGALFTAVLFTLGKFLIGLYIAKTGAADAYGAGGVVVIVMLWAYFSTLILLFGAQYTYVSSGAASEEPGADNAVIDPARKVKT, from the coding sequence ATGAACTTCAAGCAGAACGCGAAAAGCTTTTGGGAAAACCTGAAGACCACCGTAACCAAGTTCGGGGAGATCGACCCGTTCACCCAAGCAGGGTTCTTGGCCTACACTACAATTTTCGCGCTGCCGGGTGTGATCATCATCGTAGTGGCCATTGCTGGTTTCTTCTATGACGCGAACGAGGTGCAGACCGCCATCTACTCCCAGTTCGGGTCGTTCATTGGCAGTGATACCACTGATCAACTAGAGACCATTGTGGAACAAGCCGATAAACAACACAGCGGCATTCTGGCAAAGATCCTAGGCGTTCTTGCTTTGGTTGTGAGTGCCACAACTGCTTTCGCGGCATTGCAGCGGGGCTTGAATAAAGTGTGGCGCATTGAACCTGTAAAGGGCCGCGCAGTGTGGCGCTACCTCGGTAGCCGCATGATCTCGTTGGCACTGATCGCATCCTTCGGTTTTCTACTCCTGATGTCACTGGTTCTCGATGCCGTTCTGGTGAATGTCGGGGAACGCGTCGGGAGCTGGGTGCCAGCGGAGGATATCCTGTTCGGTATACTGGGAATGGCCGCTTCATTCGGAGTGGTCACCTTGGTATTCGCATTCGTATTCAAGCTTTTGCCGGATGCTAAAGTTCCGTGGCATTCGGTCTGGGTGGGTGCACTCTTCACAGCGGTGCTCTTCACGTTGGGCAAGTTCTTGATCGGCCTTTACATAGCCAAGACCGGTGCTGCGGATGCCTATGGCGCAGGCGGCGTGGTCGTGATCGTAATGTTGTGGGCCTATTTCTCCACCTTGATCCTGCTCTTCGGTGCGCAGTACACCTATGTGAGTTCCGGTGCAGCATCTGAGGAACCGGGTGCCGACAATGCAGTTATCGATCCAGCGAGAAAGGTAAAGACCTAA
- a CDS encoding TonB-dependent receptor: MIARYLLVSACCFLVVRGAAQTTATLSGSVVDATTNTPLSGAYVEVFVADSSMGSTTNANGTFRMTDLPTGIHRVRASFVGYAPAEITEVWVRAGKEESVELSMQRSANELGEAEVRALAPQRLDAIGTHVLTVEKSLRYPATFFDPARLAMSFAGVASTNDQANHFSVRGNGPAGNAWLLEGAEIVNPNHTGNAGTQNDLPTLSGGGTTILSAQMLGTSRLLLGGFSAPYGNALGGIMDMHLRAGTKERHAFTVQAGLIGIDLSAEGPFKKGKGATYLINYRYSTLGLLGAMGVALGDEKITFQDLSFNVSIPFKDKAQLTFFGMGGNSSNVFDAKDPTEWEFDKDSQNIDYTSQVGAAGTTFRLALGKNAVWKTTAVISENDQERTETGPFFARRGSVYTVRNALSEQKLSLVSYVRGSIGSRTNYQLGGSAMQRIMRKTILIDEVIDGWLMRPYGEVAHDLTERLRASVGLAYSYYTPNGSEVLEPRVTMSWRTLKGRTLTLSAGQRGQLPRTQLFPATQFIGLDNSSIGMTRIQEIVLAYDHPFKPYLVMHGEVFVRQLVDVPISSGSGFFGVIGTGSGSLVNGWDDYYFMQLSDRGKATNNGVELSLDHSFHNNFFYQINGTVLDATYTDVEDRTLNSRWNTRAIGNVVIGREFVKEKERLKRTWGINMRANLTGGQRYTPITDPASQLTDPYSSQYPTFYRLDLRVYLKRERKAHTGMWSLDLLNATNAQNVSYQYFDVRKREVVTKYQLGLIPNVSYRIEF, from the coding sequence ATGATCGCCCGGTACCTCCTTGTTTCAGCTTGTTGTTTTCTCGTTGTTCGTGGTGCTGCACAAACAACTGCAACCCTTTCGGGGAGTGTCGTCGATGCTACGACCAACACGCCTTTGTCCGGGGCCTACGTGGAAGTATTCGTTGCAGACTCAAGCATGGGATCTACCACGAATGCGAATGGCACATTCCGGATGACCGATCTGCCGACAGGGATACACCGTGTTCGCGCATCCTTTGTAGGGTATGCCCCAGCGGAGATCACGGAGGTGTGGGTGCGTGCGGGCAAGGAGGAAAGCGTGGAGCTATCCATGCAGCGCAGTGCGAATGAATTGGGCGAGGCGGAAGTTCGCGCTCTGGCACCACAACGCTTGGATGCGATCGGAACACATGTTCTCACGGTAGAAAAAAGTCTGCGTTACCCTGCCACCTTTTTCGACCCAGCACGATTGGCCATGAGTTTTGCGGGAGTTGCTTCCACGAATGATCAGGCCAACCATTTCAGTGTGCGTGGCAATGGACCAGCGGGCAATGCGTGGCTGTTGGAAGGAGCCGAGATCGTGAACCCGAACCACACTGGAAATGCGGGGACACAAAATGACCTGCCGACATTGAGTGGCGGTGGAACAACTATTCTGAGCGCACAGATGTTGGGTACATCCCGGCTCTTGCTGGGCGGTTTCTCTGCACCGTATGGAAATGCGTTGGGTGGTATCATGGACATGCATTTGCGCGCTGGCACCAAAGAGCGTCATGCGTTCACGGTGCAAGCCGGACTTATCGGTATCGACCTCAGTGCAGAAGGGCCGTTCAAGAAAGGCAAAGGCGCTACGTACTTGATCAATTACCGCTACTCGACACTTGGGTTGCTTGGGGCGATGGGCGTTGCGTTGGGCGATGAAAAGATCACCTTCCAGGACCTATCATTCAATGTTTCCATTCCGTTCAAGGACAAGGCACAGCTCACCTTCTTCGGCATGGGCGGCAACAGTAGCAACGTGTTCGACGCCAAGGATCCCACGGAATGGGAATTCGACAAGGACAGCCAGAACATAGACTACACATCGCAGGTGGGTGCGGCCGGAACCACCTTCCGGTTAGCATTGGGTAAGAACGCCGTTTGGAAGACCACCGCGGTGATCTCGGAGAACGATCAGGAACGGACGGAGACCGGACCTTTTTTTGCACGGCGTGGTTCTGTATATACCGTGCGCAATGCACTTAGTGAACAAAAATTATCGCTCGTCTCGTACGTGCGAGGCAGTATCGGATCACGAACGAATTACCAATTGGGCGGTAGTGCGATGCAACGCATTATGCGCAAGACGATCCTCATTGATGAAGTCATCGACGGATGGCTGATGCGACCCTATGGCGAAGTGGCGCATGATCTTACCGAACGCTTACGCGCTAGTGTTGGCTTGGCGTATTCGTACTACACACCGAATGGTTCAGAGGTGCTTGAACCGCGTGTCACCATGAGCTGGCGCACGCTCAAAGGCAGAACGTTGACCCTGAGTGCAGGTCAACGCGGACAACTGCCACGAACACAATTATTTCCTGCCACACAGTTCATCGGTCTCGATAATAGCTCCATTGGCATGACGCGTATACAGGAGATCGTGTTGGCTTATGATCATCCGTTCAAGCCGTATCTCGTGATGCACGGTGAAGTGTTTGTGCGGCAATTGGTGGATGTGCCGATCTCAAGTGGTTCCGGGTTCTTTGGAGTGATAGGAACAGGAAGTGGTAGTTTAGTGAACGGCTGGGACGATTATTATTTCATGCAATTATCGGATCGTGGCAAAGCGACGAATAATGGCGTGGAACTTAGTTTGGATCATAGCTTCCACAACAATTTCTTCTACCAAATAAATGGCACCGTATTGGATGCGACCTACACGGATGTGGAAGACCGAACGCTTAATAGCCGATGGAACACACGAGCCATTGGCAATGTGGTCATTGGTCGCGAGTTCGTTAAGGAGAAGGAGCGATTGAAACGCACATGGGGCATCAACATGCGTGCGAACCTAACCGGTGGTCAACGTTACACACCGATCACGGACCCTGCATCGCAACTCACGGATCCTTATAGCAGCCAGTACCCAACATTCTACAGATTGGATCTGCGCGTCTATCTGAAACGCGAGCGCAAAGCACACACCGGCATGTGGTCGTTGGATCTGTTGAACGCGACCAATGCGCAGAACGTATCGTACCAATATTTCGATGTACGCAAACGGGAAGTGGTGACCAAATACCAATTGGGACTTATTCCGAACGTGAGTTACCGCATCGAATTCTGA
- a CDS encoding ferrous iron transport protein A, whose product MNAPSITAIRLNELPAYRWANVVEVIMPTTDVDRDLVLRLVELGFVPEERVRVVATGAAGYEPLAVRLGGTTFALRRHEASFILVTLEP is encoded by the coding sequence ATGAACGCCCCAAGCATCACTGCCATTCGCCTGAATGAGCTACCAGCCTACCGTTGGGCCAATGTGGTCGAGGTGATCATGCCCACCACTGACGTGGACCGCGACCTGGTGTTGCGCTTGGTGGAACTGGGTTTCGTCCCCGAGGAGCGCGTGCGCGTAGTGGCCACGGGAGCTGCCGGTTATGAACCTTTGGCCGTACGTTTGGGCGGCACAACGTTCGCGTTGCGTCGTCACGAAGCATCCTTCATTCTTGTGACCTTGGAGCCATAG
- a CDS encoding T9SS type A sorting domain-containing protein, giving the protein MLRNIIFLVSMVIAMALHAQSPSVRGYEYWFDQNHTNRIFVAVAPATTVNLINVPLDTDTLSVGTHIVHLRLKDHTSDGAVRWSSVVTRTFEKLHTGPWEIVAVRYWVGTPTNELDPLVRTKVFDSPQQQINYANSPLDLCGYPTGNQTLKLQLKDNHGQWSSVVSRTVNVETAGTLGQPVITATPVPNNFCPGAVVTFTATPPSGPNIALPGAYNWTVPTGAGWSYVTSTGNTITVTIGSSAGTVQVFSTNACGTSATASFPVNISQEPAQPSPVQGIAACAGSLTTFSVDSVSGVDFEWSVPGGSPSTGSGSTFSTTLTANATITVTPVNSCGVYGPERSAAITVSQPSNAGTNGNVSTCSGMVPQSLFAQLGGNPSAGGTWSGPSPIANGEYNPATMNPGVYSYLVAGVGACSNATATVTVVENQEPNAGANGTLSACSNGDPVSLFAQLTGNPQVGGNWSGPSPTTGSYDPSAMDPGVYTYMVNGISPCGNASATVTVSETDAPNAGSSSALTLCQTSDPADLFVVLGGNPQAGGNWSGPSATSGMFDPTNMQSGTYTYLVSSSGPCPSASATVSVVVNSLPNAGSDGNLELCDNAAAVSLFESLGGVPQSGGSWTPNAPNDMYDPATMNPGVYTYTVLGTAPCPTASATVTVSETNAPNAGENASLVLCAEADPVDLLTVLNGTPDPDGAWTGPSELGSSFFDPAIALEGDYSYTIVGTGTCLNNTATVNVNVMDLDLVMIDGTATVDELGTLLFTTSPELPDADSIVWTIPTGWNWAGTDNDPLDEMAYLDPPDAAGFYTICARAYGGGCAGDTAVCFETQLTVGAPQLDRESSSVSIYPNPNNGQFTITMEGFPTTCHIKILDALGKEVLQQYMIGGSSTMQMDLGDLASGVYYVRIETEREVMSLPVVVQR; this is encoded by the coding sequence ATGCTACGCAACATCATATTTTTGGTATCCATGGTCATCGCCATGGCGCTCCATGCCCAATCGCCCTCCGTTAGGGGCTATGAATACTGGTTCGACCAGAACCATACGAACCGGATTTTCGTGGCAGTAGCGCCTGCCACAACCGTGAACTTGATAAACGTACCACTGGATACGGATACCTTGTCCGTTGGCACCCACATCGTTCATTTGCGTTTGAAGGACCATACCTCTGATGGTGCGGTACGATGGAGCAGTGTGGTAACACGCACATTCGAGAAGCTCCATACTGGTCCTTGGGAAATTGTCGCAGTTCGCTACTGGGTAGGCACACCGACCAACGAGCTCGACCCCTTGGTCCGGACCAAGGTCTTCGACTCCCCGCAGCAACAGATCAACTATGCCAATAGCCCATTGGACCTGTGTGGCTACCCCACCGGGAACCAAACGCTGAAACTACAACTGAAAGACAACCACGGGCAATGGAGTTCGGTGGTGTCCCGCACTGTTAATGTGGAGACGGCCGGAACCCTTGGTCAACCGGTCATAACTGCCACGCCTGTGCCGAATAATTTTTGCCCAGGAGCGGTCGTAACGTTCACCGCCACACCGCCTTCCGGCCCCAATATCGCTTTGCCAGGGGCTTACAATTGGACTGTTCCCACTGGCGCAGGATGGAGCTATGTGACAAGTACCGGCAATACCATCACTGTTACCATTGGCAGTTCGGCGGGTACGGTGCAGGTTTTCTCAACGAATGCATGCGGCACCAGCGCCACGGCTTCGTTTCCTGTGAACATTTCGCAAGAGCCAGCGCAACCTTCACCTGTGCAAGGTATAGCTGCATGTGCAGGTAGTCTTACCACCTTTTCGGTCGACTCAGTTTCCGGAGTTGACTTCGAATGGTCCGTTCCTGGCGGTTCTCCTAGTACAGGAAGCGGCTCGACTTTCTCCACTACGTTAACGGCTAACGCAACCATCACCGTAACACCCGTGAACAGTTGCGGAGTTTACGGTCCGGAGCGTTCTGCTGCGATCACTGTCTCGCAGCCATCAAACGCCGGTACCAACGGAAACGTTAGCACCTGTTCCGGCATGGTGCCCCAAAGTTTGTTCGCACAGCTCGGCGGCAACCCCAGCGCGGGTGGCACGTGGAGTGGGCCCAGCCCAATAGCGAACGGGGAATACAACCCTGCCACGATGAACCCCGGCGTGTATTCGTATTTGGTAGCTGGTGTGGGCGCATGCTCCAACGCTACCGCCACAGTGACCGTGGTGGAGAATCAGGAACCGAATGCAGGTGCAAATGGGACCTTATCTGCATGCAGCAATGGTGACCCCGTATCGTTGTTCGCGCAATTAACAGGAAACCCACAAGTCGGTGGAAACTGGAGCGGTCCGAGCCCCACTACCGGATCGTATGACCCTAGTGCCATGGACCCCGGTGTATACACCTATATGGTGAATGGCATAAGTCCTTGCGGAAACGCCTCCGCAACGGTTACCGTAAGCGAAACGGACGCGCCAAATGCAGGTAGCAGCAGCGCGCTTACCCTTTGCCAAACTTCAGACCCTGCGGATCTTTTCGTAGTCTTGGGAGGTAACCCGCAAGCAGGTGGCAACTGGAGCGGACCCAGCGCTACATCCGGCATGTTCGACCCTACTAATATGCAATCCGGCACCTATACGTACTTGGTTTCCAGTAGTGGCCCATGCCCAAGTGCCAGCGCCACTGTTTCTGTTGTGGTGAATTCATTACCCAATGCTGGAAGTGATGGCAACCTTGAATTATGTGACAATGCCGCCGCTGTTTCCCTTTTCGAGAGCTTGGGAGGCGTACCACAATCCGGTGGATCTTGGACGCCCAATGCACCTAACGACATGTACGATCCAGCGACGATGAACCCTGGTGTATACACCTACACGGTGCTGGGTACAGCGCCATGCCCAACTGCATCGGCCACGGTAACAGTGAGCGAAACGAATGCGCCCAATGCAGGTGAAAATGCATCATTAGTGCTTTGTGCCGAAGCAGATCCTGTCGACCTTCTTACTGTTCTGAACGGAACTCCAGACCCGGATGGCGCATGGACTGGGCCGAGTGAATTAGGTTCGAGTTTCTTCGACCCTGCGATTGCTCTTGAAGGTGATTATAGTTACACTATCGTTGGTACAGGCACATGTTTGAATAACACTGCCACCGTTAACGTGAACGTGATGGACCTTGATCTCGTCATGATCGACGGAACGGCTACTGTCGACGAACTGGGAACACTGCTCTTCACAACATCCCCAGAACTCCCTGATGCGGATTCTATCGTTTGGACAATACCAACCGGATGGAACTGGGCCGGTACAGACAATGATCCGTTGGACGAAATGGCATACCTGGATCCACCGGATGCAGCGGGATTCTACACCATCTGTGCACGTGCATACGGTGGCGGATGCGCGGGCGACACGGCGGTCTGCTTTGAAACGCAGCTAACAGTTGGTGCTCCGCAGCTGGATCGCGAAAGCAGTAGCGTATCCATCTACCCCAATCCGAACAACGGCCAATTCACGATCACGATGGAAGGTTTCCCGACTACTTGCCACATAAAGATCTTGGACGCATTGGGCAAGGAGGTGCTTCAACAATACATGATAGGCGGGAGCAGCACTATGCAGATGGACCTGGGTGATCTCGCTTCAGGAGTGTATTACGTCCGGATCGAAACTGAGCGAGAGGTGATGAGTTTACCTGTTGTTGTTCAGCGGTAA
- a CDS encoding SLC13/DASS family transporter: MRRFLQLAGPLTALLVYWTMHENGTAPAAMAGIVAWMAVWWISEAVPLAVTSVLPMVLFPLFGIDSMAGTTANYGKEIIYLFLGGFLLALAIERTGLHRRIALHIVSLVGSTGPRLVAGIMLASALISMWMNSTSCVLLMLPIALSLLDGDGSLEARKKLTVPLLLAVSYGATIGGMATPVGTPPNLIFLEISRTMWPERPPIGFGQWMSFGIPFALIYMAFAWLLITRIVFRVPTHRIIEVARVKEGLGSMGRMTNAEAKAGILFALVALLWVTGDGISFSDTVNVMGWREKFQLTALNDGAIAIAAAILLFLIQAPMPSAEMTRTKGPLMTWDIAEQKLPWGILLLFGGGFAIASGLEKTGLAHIMVTALNDYNSLHPTALIATVSSVVCLMSELGSNTATASLTLPILAESATVWGMDPHWLLIPATLAATLGFALPVASPMQAIIFASGRIPVREMVKAGVWMDLIGIVLLTIFFGMLR, translated from the coding sequence ATGCGTCGCTTCCTCCAACTCGCCGGACCACTCACTGCACTGCTGGTGTATTGGACCATGCACGAAAACGGCACTGCACCGGCGGCCATGGCGGGCATCGTTGCGTGGATGGCCGTGTGGTGGATCAGCGAAGCCGTACCGTTGGCCGTAACATCGGTATTGCCGATGGTGCTTTTCCCGTTGTTCGGCATCGACAGCATGGCGGGTACTACAGCGAATTACGGCAAAGAGATCATCTATCTTTTTCTGGGTGGATTCTTGCTCGCCTTGGCCATTGAACGTACTGGTCTGCATCGGCGTATCGCGTTGCACATCGTATCGCTTGTAGGGAGCACCGGCCCTCGGTTGGTCGCTGGCATCATGCTCGCCAGTGCATTGATCAGCATGTGGATGAACAGCACCAGTTGTGTGTTGTTGATGTTGCCGATCGCACTCAGTTTGTTGGATGGGGATGGCTCGCTGGAAGCACGCAAGAAACTCACCGTACCGTTGTTGTTGGCTGTCTCTTATGGAGCAACTATCGGTGGCATGGCCACACCCGTTGGAACACCACCGAATTTGATATTCCTGGAGATCTCAAGGACCATGTGGCCGGAACGGCCACCGATCGGTTTCGGACAATGGATGTCCTTCGGAATACCTTTTGCGTTGATCTATATGGCGTTCGCATGGTTGTTGATAACGCGTATCGTATTTCGCGTTCCCACGCACCGCATCATTGAAGTTGCTCGAGTAAAAGAAGGCTTGGGCTCCATGGGAAGAATGACCAATGCCGAGGCAAAAGCAGGCATTCTTTTCGCGCTGGTCGCACTGCTCTGGGTAACGGGCGATGGTATCTCTTTTTCAGATACGGTAAACGTAATGGGTTGGCGTGAAAAATTCCAGCTCACAGCGTTGAACGATGGTGCGATCGCGATCGCTGCGGCCATCCTTTTGTTCCTCATTCAAGCACCCATGCCATCCGCGGAAATGACCAGAACAAAGGGCCCACTGATGACGTGGGACATTGCGGAACAGAAACTTCCGTGGGGTATACTCCTCTTGTTCGGTGGCGGTTTTGCGATCGCATCGGGCTTGGAGAAAACCGGTCTGGCCCACATCATGGTAACAGCGCTGAACGACTACAATTCCTTGCACCCGACCGCACTCATTGCGACGGTAAGTTCGGTGGTCTGTTTAATGAGCGAACTCGGCAGCAACACGGCAACGGCCAGTCTTACGTTACCCATCCTCGCGGAAAGCGCAACCGTTTGGGGCATGGATCCACATTGGTTATTGATCCCCGCAACACTCGCGGCAACTTTAGGTTTTGCTTTGCCCGTGGCCTCGCCCATGCAGGCCATCATCTTCGCCAGCGGTCGCATTCCGGTGCGCGAAATGGTTAAGGCCGGTGTGTGGATGGATCTTATCGGGATCGTGTTGTTGACGATCTTCTTCGGGATGTTGAGATAG
- a CDS encoding transporter: protein MFKNSLSILAQCRGEVFPTADIVRDRENSTEQFKGCMRRTLMERPILFVRWITMACFVFLRASLSAQELQSDQPGFSEGASPVPQGIIQLEAGVQRDRFEGDSTNADLPIALLRIGILKGVELRLDGDRTLNAQQLEEYSWSVGTKIGLINNDEINLAVLGEYQFDDQGASGGRFAVLAVRDLTPNFELTMNAGALLEPGSDVPEFTITTSGQQQLSDAFSIFGEGHWRQPVENRGNITLDGGFLWLIIPNIQIDIAGGRELLEANWFLTAGITLRSKFW, encoded by the coding sequence ATGTTCAAGAATTCACTCAGTATACTTGCGCAATGCCGTGGTGAGGTTTTTCCCACTGCGGATATCGTTAGAGATCGTGAGAACAGCACGGAGCAATTCAAGGGATGCATGCGACGTACATTGATGGAGCGGCCAATACTATTCGTGCGATGGATCACCATGGCGTGTTTTGTTTTCCTGCGTGCCTCCCTAAGTGCCCAAGAACTTCAAAGTGACCAACCGGGTTTTAGCGAAGGGGCTTCGCCAGTGCCGCAAGGGATCATACAATTGGAAGCCGGTGTGCAGCGGGATCGGTTCGAAGGAGATAGTACGAATGCGGATCTACCTATTGCGTTGCTGCGCATTGGCATTCTGAAAGGTGTGGAATTGAGGCTGGACGGTGACCGAACCCTGAATGCGCAACAGTTGGAGGAATATTCCTGGAGCGTGGGCACCAAGATCGGTCTGATAAATAACGATGAGATCAACTTAGCGGTGCTTGGCGAATATCAATTTGATGATCAAGGTGCCAGCGGTGGACGTTTCGCTGTGCTTGCCGTACGCGATCTCACTCCCAATTTTGAATTGACCATGAATGCAGGCGCATTGCTGGAACCAGGATCGGATGTGCCTGAATTTACGATCACGACCTCCGGTCAACAGCAGCTTTCCGATGCATTTTCGATCTTCGGTGAAGGCCATTGGCGACAGCCTGTCGAAAATAGAGGAAACATTACTTTGGATGGTGGGTTTCTCTGGCTGATCATACCCAATATCCAAATTGACATTGCCGGAGGGCGCGAACTGCTCGAAGCGAATTGGTTCCTTACTGCGGGTATTACCCTGCGTTCTAAATTCTGGTAG
- a CDS encoding pyridoxamine 5'-phosphate oxidase family protein, which translates to MGDKKQLMGEEAIKKLKEIVDHQTICMMVTDLKESISKSRPMSVSEVDDSGNFWFLTLRTSSKYISLMKDPRTDLYFSNPSDQEFLTINGTVEFSNDRERIKELFSKWAEAWVPEGAEDPDLRLMKVTPLDSYYWDTKDGKIVAGIKIMAAIVTGSKDDGGIEGRLRV; encoded by the coding sequence ATGGGCGATAAAAAACAACTGATGGGCGAGGAGGCCATCAAGAAATTAAAAGAGATCGTGGATCACCAGACCATCTGCATGATGGTGACGGATCTGAAAGAAAGCATTTCCAAAAGTCGCCCGATGAGTGTTTCGGAGGTTGACGATAGCGGCAATTTCTGGTTCCTAACACTACGCACCAGCAGCAAATACATTTCACTGATGAAGGATCCACGTACGGATCTTTATTTCTCGAACCCATCGGATCAGGAATTCCTTACGATCAATGGCACGGTGGAATTCTCCAACGATCGCGAGCGCATCAAGGAACTGTTCAGCAAATGGGCGGAAGCATGGGTGCCCGAAGGCGCCGAGGATCCAGACCTGCGGTTGATGAAAGTAACACCACTGGACAGCTACTACTGGGACACGAAGGATGGGAAGATCGTGGCCGGCATCAAGATCATGGCTGCCATTGTTACAGGCAGTAAAGATGATGGAGGTATAGAAGGTCGCCTGCGCGTTTGA